The Fusarium oxysporum f. sp. lycopersici 4287 chromosome 6, whole genome shotgun sequence DNA segment CGCAAACTGTCCAAGCtggcccttcttcttttgggAACTGCTATTGCCTGTGCCATTATTGTCCTCGGTTCCAACGAGTTCAACACTAAGCGGGAGGTCATCATCTACGCTGTAGCCACTGGCTTATCCATGATCCCGGCTTCTCTGATTGTCGTTCTTACTATTACCATGGCCGCTGGCACGAAACGCATGGTCCAGAGGAACGTCATAGTCCGCAACCTCAAGAGTCTCGAGGCCCTTGGTGGAGTCACTAGTATGTCCCGTCGTGGTCCTCCATCCCGAGTCGAACCTGTTACTAACACTCGTATTAGACATCTGCTCTGACAAGACCGGTACCCTTACCCAGGGCACCATGATCGTCAAGAAGGCATGGATTCCTGGCCGTGGTACCTATTCAGTCGGCGCTACTAGCGAGCCCTTCAACCCCACCCAGGGACAACTTGGTCTCCAGGATGCTCAGCCCAAGGACATCGACTTCCAGCTTAGTGACGCCGAAGGCACCCCCATCAATCCCGAGGAGGTCGTTGCCAGGGATCCCACACTCCAGGAATACTTGAACGTTGCTTCTCTGGCTAACCTCGCCACTGTCCATCAGGTTCAAGGCGAATGGCATGGCCGTGGCGACCCCACTGAGATTGCCATCCAAGTCTTTGCCTCGCGATTTAACTGGAACCGTCTCCGCCTCGCTACAGGAGAGAAGCCTCAATGGCACGAGGTTGCCGAGTTCCCGTTCGACTCTGACGTGAAGAAGATGTCTGTCATTTTCGAACATGATCAGTCGCAGAAGCAATGGGTCTTCACCAAGGGCGCTGTTGAGCGAGTCCTTTCCTCTTGCCCCCGCTATGCTGTcggtgatgagatcaagCACCTCACGCCAGATGTTGAGCAAGATATTCTCAGAAACATGGAGGCTCTTGCCCGACTTGGACTCCGAGTTCTCGCCCTCGCCAGCCGAACTGATATTCGCCACGTTATCGACAACGAAGCTGAACTGGACCGAGGTCTTTTCGAGACTGACCTTGTCTTCCGTGGCCTTATCGGCCTGTACGATCCCCCTCGCCCCGAGTCTGCGCCTTCTGTCCGTCAGTGCCATGAGGCCGGCATCAGCGTTCACATGCTCACTGGTGACCACCCTGAGACTGCCCGTGCTATCGCTCTTNNNNNNNNNNNNNNNNNNNNNNNNNNNNNNNNNNNNNNNNNNNNNNNNNNNNNNNNNNNNNNNNNNNNNNNNNNNNNNNNNNNNNNNNNNNNNNNNNNNNNNNNNNNNNNNNNNNNNNNNNNNNNNNNNNNNNNNNNNNNNNNNNNNNNNNNNNNNNNNNNNNNNNNNNNNNNNNNNNNNNNNNNNNNNNNNNNNNNNNNNNNNNNNNNNNNNNNNNNNNNNNNNNNNNNNNNNNNNNNNNNNNNNNNNNNNNNNNNNNNNNNNNNNNNNNNNNNNNNNNNNNNNNNNNNNNNNNNNNNNNNNNNNNNNNNNNNNNNNNNNNNNNNNNNNNNNNNNNNNNNNNNNNNNNNNNNNNNNNNNNNNNNNNNNNNNNNNNNNNNNNNNNNNNNNNNNNNNNNNNNNNNNNNNNNNNNNNNNNNNNNNNNNNNNNNNNNNNNNNNNNNNNNNNNNNNNNNNNNNNNNNNNNNNNNNNNNNNNNNNNNNNNNNNNNNNNNNNNNNNNNNNNNNNNNNNNNNNNNNNNNNNNNNNNNNNNNNNNNNNNNNNNNNNNNNNNNNNNNNNNNNNNNNNNNNNNNNNNNNNNNNNNNNNNNNNNNNNNNNNNNNNNNNNNNNNNNNNNNNNNNNNNNNNNNNNNNNNNNNNNNNNNNNNNNNNNNNNNNNNNNNNNNNNNNNNNNNNNNNNNNNNNNNNNNNNNNNNNNNNNNNNNNNNNNNNNNNNNNNNNNNNNNNNNNNNNNNNNNNNNNN contains these protein-coding regions:
- a CDS encoding Na+-exporting ATPase (At least one base has a quality score < 10), whose protein sequence is MSQQLIEEAPHVSGQSNTPMTAPAHALTFEQVAEQLQCHTVDGLRTAEAERRLKECGRNEFDEQQGVQPIKIFIGQIANALTLVLILAMAASFGIQSWIEGGVVAAVIMLNIVVGFFQEFQAAKTMDSLRSLSSPTAHAVRDGNNQVIVTAEIVPGDLVELKTGDTIPADTRLIEAVNFETNEALLTGESLPVRKETASIFPDDTGPGDRLNVAYSSSTVTKGRARGIVFATGIYTEIGQIAVALRGKSSRRREPKRREDGTASTGRWMQAWTLTFSDAVGRFLGVNVGTPLQRKLSKLALLLLGTAIACAIIVLGSNEFNTKREVIIYAVATGLSMIPASLIVVLTITMAAGTKRMVQRNVIVRNLKSLEALGGVTNICSDKTGTLTQGTMIVKKAWIPGRGTYSVGATSEPFNPTQGQLGLQDAQPKDIDFQLSDAEGTPINPEEVVARDPTLQEYLNVASLANLATVHQVQGEWHGRGDPTEIAIQVFASRFNWNRLRLATGEKPQWHEVAEFPFDSDVKKMSVIFEHDQSQKQWVFTKGAVERVLSSCPRYAVGDEIKHLTPDVEQDILRNMEALARLGLRVLALASRTDIRHVIDNEAELDRGLFETDLVFLP